One region of Plasmodium gaboni strain SY75 chromosome 6, whole genome shotgun sequence genomic DNA includes:
- a CDS encoding putative citrate synthase-like protein gives MINFNSKVCKLILMRHRKVPFFHFLKNDCLKNDIKCFCNNSKNKIYEKIKKEKKHTDVTSSLFLETEIFFEHKDIFYRGINIGDLCTYGNFEETIYLFLYKKLPNIKELKEKRNIFMNSLKLLDEKRIFEMHNNVSNCNLLELLRIYFIHCSQDKNKKGFIDINICYYEILASYLKLINPKYSLENYKNVNIDHKIYTNDFFCSCLFLNFCLKLNYIKKNIQEKNDKINIDNIYKNHHINNSIQSNEPICKVPSVNYDIYSIKLISSVLIILCDNNINESTFLIRMISNMCKNYFNICISMITFYIDIFKEINLHTSLQYFLNFKIYENENENENENENENENKNKNIICDDHIPQNYLNFFFHKNNNFNKKNNILKKYIEDYCNLTSQHNINILYNFIYVENYFLKHKNIYPTLYYYTLLVFHILNIPLDYYPSFYFISRLLSFTAHINEQKENNKIIKYGGVYVGNPTRQYVDIQKR, from the exons atgataaatttTAATAGTAAGGTGTgtaaattaatattaatgagACATAGAAAAGTGCCtttctttcattttttaaaaaacGATTGTCTTAAGaatgatataaaatgtttttgtaataatagtaagaataaaatatatgaaaaaataaaaaaagagaagAAGCATACGGATGTTACTTCTAGCCTTTTTCTGGAGAcagaaattttttttgaacaTAAAG ATATTTTTTACAGAGGTATTAATATTGGTGACCTTTGCACGTACGGAAATTTTGAAGAAACCATATActtatttctttataaaaaactacccaatataaaagaattaaaagaaaaaagaaatatttttatgaattcTTTAAAGTTATTAGACgaaaaaagaatatttgaaatgcataataatgtttcaaattgtaatttattagaattattaagaatttattttattcattgTTCACaggataaaaataaaaaaggttttattgatataaatatatgttattatgaaatattGGCTAGctatttaaaattaataaatccaaaatattctttagaaaattataaaaatgttaatattgatcataaaatatatacaaatgattttttttgttcttgtctttttttgaatttttgtttaaaattaaattatattaaaaaaaatatacaagaaaaaaatgataaaattaatatagataatatatataagaatcatcatataaataattccATACAAAGTAATGAACCTATTTGTAAGGTTCCTTCAGttaattatgatatatatagtataaAACTTATAAGCAGTGTTTTGATTATATTatgtgataataatattaatgaatcaacatttttaataagAATGATAAGTAATATGtgtaaaaattattttaatatatgtatatctATGATAACGTtttatatagatatatttaaagaaataaatttaCATACATCCttacaatattttttaaactttaaaatatatgaaaatgaaaatgaaaatgaaaatgaaaatgaaaatgaaaatgaaaataaaaataaaaatataatatgtgATGATCATATTCcacaaaattatttaaatttctttttccataaaaataataattttaataaaaaaaataatattctcaaaaaatatattgaagATTATTGTAATCTAACATCTcaacataatataaatattttatataattttatatatgttgaaaattattttttaaaacataaaaatatatatccaacattatattattatactTTATTAgtatttcatatattaaatatacCCTTAGATTATTATCCatccttttattttatatcacGATTACTTAGTTTTACAGCTCATATAAATGAACaaaaggaaaataataaaattataaaatatggGGGTGTATATGTGGGCAACCCAACAAGGCAATATGTGGACATTCAAAAGAGGTAG
- a CDS encoding Zn2+ or Fe2+ permease, giving the protein QKVTCLINAVSIGTLLFIGCEILLNEIKQHISRKVRLCKWLSFCFSCLISFALISFTTSMAPHTHGDIDTLVNIHDHNH; this is encoded by the exons GACAAAAAGTAACCTGTTTAATAAACGCTGTGTCTATAGGAACATTGCTCTTTATAGGATGCGAg ATATTGTTGAATGAGATAAAACAACACATAAGCAGAAAAGTACGACTTTGTAAGTGGCTAagtttttgtttttcttgTCTTATCTCTTTTGCTTTAATTAGTTTTACAACAAGTATGGCACCTCATACTCATGGAGATATAGATACCCTTGTGAATATTCATGATCATAAtcattaa